The Streptomyces sp. NBC_00597 DNA segment AACCGAAATGGCCGACACCTCACTGGCACAACTCGCTGAACCGGAGAGAAACATGGCTATTCGTCAGGGCGCCACGGACAACTGGACCAAGTCTTCCTACTCCGGCGGGAACGGCGCCTGCGTCGAGGTCAAGTCCCCCGTCATGGAGGCCATCGCGGTCCGCGACTCGAAGGTGCAGGACGGTCCGTCCCTCACCTTCGCGCCCGGCTCCTGGACCTCGTTCGTCGCGGACGTCACCGAGGGCCGGCTGGGGCGCCTCGCCTGAACGTCACGACGTACGACCCCACCGTCCCCTCTGCGCCGCGCGCAGCAACTGCACCACCTGTACTGCCTGCGTTATCTGCACCACCCGCACCACCTGCGTTACCCGCGTTACCCGCGTTACCTGCACCACTGACTGGAGCCCTCTCGACTGGCCCGCCGTCCCGGCCGAGGGGGCTCGGCCATGTCCGGCTCCGCCCCCGCGTCCGCGTCCGCGTCCGCGTCCCGGCTAACGCAGCTGGTCGACGTACCGGTCCGTGCCCGGCACCGTCGGGATGAACGGAGCCACCAGCTCCACCCGCCCGAGCCCGGCCCCGGCGACCTCGGCGTCCAGCCCCTGGAACCGGTCCCAACAGGTGCGCGGATCGGCCTCCAGGAACCACAGCAGCGTCAGCCGGGTGTCGACCCCTTCGACCTGCTTGACGTACGTCATCCGGTCACCGGGCAGCGGGGTCGGCCGGAAGATCGTCACCATTGCGGCGGGTGAGCCGTGCAGCCGCTTCGGCAGGGCCCGCGAGCGCAGCCACTCCAGCAGCTCCGCCCGCTGCTCGGGGCCGTCGGCGTCGACGACCTGGACGACGAGGCCGGCGTACGGGTGGTCGAGGGCGTGGAAGTCCCGGGGGCCGGCGACCCCGTCGCGGTAGACCGTGGCCTCGTGGTCCTGGAAGGACGTGAACACGTGGGTGCGGTCCTGGTAGACGCGGCCGTCCCGGTTGAGGCGCTTGTTGATGCCGACGGTCCACTTCATGTGCTCGTCGTAGCGGCCCTCGGTGACCCAGTACGTGGAGATGTAGCAGCCCGCGGTGACGGGCTGGGCGACGGCCGACTTCTCCGGGTAGCGCAGTTCCTGGAGTTCGCGGGTGGCGACCCAGCGGCGGCCCGCGTACATCCAGGGCATGGCCATGGCGCCGGCGTAGTAGTGGTCGTCCTCGTACCAGCGGTTGTACGCGTACTCGTGGCCCGGGTGCGGTTCGACCATGGTGATCAGCGCGTGCCCGGGGCGGACTCCGTACGGTCCGACGGCCGCCAGCTCCGCGTAGGCCTCGGGGTGGGTGCCATGGGTGGTTCCGTCTTCTGTCGTCATGGGGAAGGGTCTAGTTGATGGGGCGTCAGATGGGGAGGGGTCCGGGAGCGTTCCACTCCTTGACATATAGGTGCCACATGCATCTTTTCGTGGCTAGGATGCGCGCACCCGTCTCCCCCGGGGCGTGCCGTCAACGTAGCGCCGGCCGCCCGAGGGGGGCAGGCGTGCCAGGCCCCGCCAGCCAGACGGGACGTTGACGACACGACCTAGGAGTCACCATGCCGTCCGAAGCCGCCCTCCTCGCCTCGCCGCCACCCGCGTTCGCCGCCCGCGCCGTCGCCGCAGCCGGCTCGCCCGTCCGCGAGATCCTCGCCCTGACCGCGCGCCCCGGCGTGATCTCCTTCGCCGGCGGTCTGCCCGCCCCGGAGCTCTTCGACGCCGAGGGCCTGCGCGCCGCGTACGACGCCGCGTTCGCGGCATCGGCCCGCCGGGCGCTCCAGTACTCGACCACCGAAGGCGCGCCGGAGCTGCGGGAGGCGGTGGCCGCACGGGCGACGGCCCGGGGGCTGGAGACCGGCGCGGACGACGTACTGATCACCACCGGCTCCCAGCAGGCCCTCGCGCTGATCACCGCGACGCTCGTCGAACCCGGCGACGCCGTCATCGTCGAGAACCCCACCTACCTGGCGGCGCTGCAGTGCTTCGGACAGGCGGGGGCGCGGGTGATACCCGTCCCCTGCGACGAGCAGGGCGTCCTACCCGACGCGCTGGAGGAGATCGTGGCACGGGAGCGGCCCAAACTCCTCTACTCGGTGCCCACCTTCCAGAACCCCACGGGGCGCACCCTGCCGGGCGCACGCCGGGCCGCGGTGGCGCAGGTCGCGGCGCGCCGCGGGCTGTGGCTCCTGGAGGACGACCCGTACGGGGAGCTCCGGTTCGAGGGGGCGGAGGTCCCGTGGCTCGCGGCGCACCCGGGGGCGGAGGACCGCACGGCGCTACTGGGGAGCTTCTCCAAGGTCATGGCGCCGGGGTTGCGGCTGGGCTGGCTGCGCGCGCCCGCCGCGCTGCGGCGCGCGGCGGTGGTGGCCAAGCAGGCGGCGGACCTGCACACGTCGACGGTGGACCAGCTTGCGGCGGCCCACTACCTGCGCGCGGTGGACCTGGACGTGCACATCGCCACGGTCCGCGCGGCCTACCGGGAGCGGCGTGACGCGCTGCTGGCGGGCCTGGGCGCGGCCCTTCCGGCGGGCTCGGCATGGAACCGCCCGGAGGGCGGCATGTTCGTCTGGGCCCGCCTCCCGGAGGGTCACGACGCGACGGCCCTGCTGACCGCGGCGATTTCCCGCGATGTGGCGTTCGTCCCCGGAGCCCCCTTTTACACGGGCACCCCGGACCCCCGCACCCTGCGCCTGTCGTTCACAACGCACACGCCGCAGGAGATCGGGGTGGGCTTGGAGCGGCTGGCCGCGGCGGCGGGCCGGTCCGGATCCGCCGGCGCGGGCCGGGGCTTCCCTCCGCGGACCGGAAGCCCTAGCCTGACGGGCCGTCAGATACATCCCGGGCCGGGAGGCACGCGCATGCTGCTGCAAGGGAAGACCGTCGTCGTCTCCGGCGTCGGGGCCGGGCTGGGCCATCAGGTGGCCGCGGCCGTCGTGCGGGACGGCGGAAACGCCGTGCTCGGGGCGCGCACCGAGGCCAATCTGGCCAAATCCGCCGCCGAGATCGACCCCGAGGGCAGGCACACCGCCTACCTGCCGACCGACATCGCGGACGAGACGCAGTGCGCGGCCCTGGCCGAGCTGGGGCGGGCCCGGTTCGGGGGGATCGACGCCGTCGTGCACGTCGCCGCCTGGGACTCGTACTTCGGCGGGCTCGAAGACGCCGACTTCGGGACGTGGCAGCAGATCATCGACGTCAATCTGCTGGGGACGCTGCGGATGACCCGCGCCTGCCTGCCCGGGCTCAAAGAACGGGGCGGGTCCGTCGTCAT contains these protein-coding regions:
- a CDS encoding SDR family oxidoreductase codes for the protein MLLQGKTVVVSGVGAGLGHQVAAAVVRDGGNAVLGARTEANLAKSAAEIDPEGRHTAYLPTDIADETQCAALAELGRARFGGIDAVVHVAAWDSYFGGLEDADFGTWQQIIDVNLLGTLRMTRACLPGLKERGGSVVIIGTQSAVAAPNEVQQAAYAASKGALTSAMYSMARELGPHRIRVNTVLPGWMWGPPVQAFVTFTAHGEGVPEAEVHARLTQRMALPDLATDGDVADAAVFLASDRARAITGQSLLVNAGELMR
- a CDS encoding DUF397 domain-containing protein, producing the protein MAIRQGATDNWTKSSYSGGNGACVEVKSPVMEAIAVRDSKVQDGPSLTFAPGSWTSFVADVTEGRLGRLA